One Desulforhopalus sp. DNA segment encodes these proteins:
- a CDS encoding [FeFe] hydrogenase, group A has translation MIGTINGKQVEFSKNQTILSVAKANNHFIPTLCEMADLEHTPGTCRVCLVDIQKKDDSEHRIVTSCTTPMEEGMTVLTRTPKVRQMQRLQVELLIADHNQDCASCIRHGNCELQDVAQFVGLEQTRYTYPQFYQRRSKDKSSPAVVRDMSKCIRCFRCVKVCRDIQGIDALVITEKGLETEISVRDHLPLDQSNCVSCGQCILVCPVGALAEKNDIEAAQNLFSDPDIFTVVQFAPAVRTAIGEEFNMAKGENVEGKIITALKRLGANVVLDTNFTADLVIMEEGNELLDRVLNKGTLPMFTSCCPGWVNFVEKYYPEMTGHLSTVRSPQQCLGSMAKTYLAGKMDLDPSRIRVISLMPCTAKKGEAKRTEFAGDGSADVDVVLTTREFARLLKREGIDLALLEDSGFDNPWMTDYSGAAVIFGNTGGVMEAAVRTVHKVVTGKELEQVEYTPLRGDGTSRQATVDLGAEIGPVRLAVVHTLKEARAIMEAIKSKERSYDFVEVMACPGGCAGGGGQPRSKHSYQGSSRERKQGLYAIDTNRPIRQSHNNPMIARLYEDFLEKPLGEKSHHLLHTTYRDRKQNIKHTMMEIWQEIEERS, from the coding sequence ATGATAGGAACAATTAACGGCAAGCAGGTCGAATTTAGCAAAAATCAGACCATACTGAGTGTTGCGAAGGCCAACAATCACTTCATTCCGACTCTTTGTGAGATGGCCGACCTTGAGCACACACCGGGCACCTGCAGAGTATGCCTGGTTGACATACAGAAAAAGGATGATTCAGAACACCGTATCGTCACCTCATGCACTACGCCGATGGAGGAGGGGATGACTGTTCTGACCCGCACCCCGAAGGTGCGGCAGATGCAGCGGCTGCAGGTGGAGCTGCTCATCGCAGACCATAACCAGGATTGCGCCTCCTGCATTCGCCATGGCAACTGCGAACTGCAGGATGTCGCCCAATTTGTCGGACTTGAACAGACCCGCTATACCTACCCGCAGTTTTACCAGCGGCGCAGCAAGGACAAATCATCGCCGGCGGTTGTCCGGGATATGAGCAAGTGCATCCGCTGCTTCCGCTGCGTCAAGGTCTGCCGGGATATTCAGGGTATCGATGCCCTGGTTATCACTGAGAAAGGACTGGAAACGGAGATCAGCGTCCGCGACCATCTGCCCCTTGATCAGTCGAACTGTGTGTCCTGCGGCCAGTGCATTCTCGTCTGCCCGGTTGGCGCCCTGGCCGAGAAGAATGACATAGAGGCTGCCCAGAACCTGTTCTCCGACCCCGATATCTTTACGGTGGTGCAGTTTGCTCCGGCGGTGCGCACGGCAATCGGCGAGGAGTTCAATATGGCCAAGGGTGAGAATGTCGAGGGCAAGATCATCACAGCCCTCAAACGGCTTGGTGCCAATGTCGTCCTCGATACCAATTTTACCGCCGACCTGGTTATCATGGAGGAAGGCAACGAATTGCTGGATCGGGTGCTGAACAAGGGGACCCTTCCCATGTTCACCTCCTGTTGCCCCGGCTGGGTGAATTTCGTTGAGAAATATTACCCGGAAATGACCGGACATCTGTCAACCGTCCGTTCGCCCCAGCAGTGTCTGGGCTCAATGGCCAAGACCTATCTCGCCGGGAAAATGGACCTTGATCCCAGCCGTATCCGGGTCATCTCCCTCATGCCCTGCACGGCCAAGAAGGGCGAGGCGAAGCGGACCGAGTTTGCCGGAGACGGCTCCGCCGATGTCGATGTCGTCCTGACAACCCGCGAGTTCGCCAGGCTTCTGAAACGAGAAGGGATTGATCTGGCCCTCCTGGAGGATAGCGGCTTCGACAACCCCTGGATGACCGACTACTCGGGTGCCGCGGTTATCTTCGGCAATACCGGTGGCGTCATGGAGGCGGCGGTCAGGACCGTTCATAAGGTGGTGACCGGCAAGGAACTGGAACAGGTCGAGTATACACCCCTGCGCGGCGACGGCACCTCCCGGCAGGCCACGGTTGATCTCGGCGCGGAGATAGGTCCGGTCCGGCTGGCGGTTGTCCACACCCTGAAAGAGGCGCGCGCCATCATGGAGGCGATTAAAAGCAAGGAGCGTTCCTATGACTTTGTCGAGGTGATGGCCTGCCCAGGAGGATGCGCCGGAGGTGGCGGACAGCCGAGAAGTAAGCACTCCTATCAGGGCTCGAGCCGGGAACGCAAACAAGGCCTATACGCCATCGATACAAACCGGCCGATCCGCCAATCCCATAATAATCCAATGATTGCCAGACTCTACGAGGACTTTCTGGAAAAACCCCTCGGTGAAAAAAGCCATCACCTGCTGCACACGACCTACCGCGACAGGAAGCAGAACATCAAGCATACCATGATGGAGATTTGGCAGGAGATTGAAGAGCGGAGCTGA
- a CDS encoding FAD-dependent oxidoreductase, which produces MAKIIFGAWDGKVIDNRNRQIFEIEEHPEFSDFDEFNTGNPIKAFFGGHGFFIFEKDVNLLDALFHYMERVARESCGKCTPCRVGTQIMQRKLEDLVNRRGTAKDLDEIEGIAEQVRSTSLCGLGQTASVALLAMFRYFREALLAELDSPAPRPQPCETYVSAPCIEACPSKVDVPKYIDYVKDGKFTHSLGVILQKYPMAATCGRVCVRFCEMACRRTQVDEAVGIKVLKRFVADHERAVINEWFSSYTPPEAKDKRLKVAVVGTGPAGIAAAYHLLLKGYPVDIFEGKSIPGGMAATGIPEYRLPKAVLGKEISIIEALGGQIHYNQKMGRDFTLSDLMERGYSAVFLGIGTHKGKTMQVAYEDPEILGYDFGVDFLLRINHDYIDRGVPMQLGEKMVVVGGGNVAMDCARSALRMNVKEVHLVYRRSEKEMPADHEEIEAAKKEGVIFHFLTNPTKILVQNGRVRGVEVIKMALSEPDESGRCSVVPVAESEFVIDTNHVIPAIGQQVELGFVSPKDGVELHPWGTIKVNPASLMTTRKGVFAGGDCVSGPATLVQAMAHGEKAARSIDDYLTLGRIRFQPKERMAQLVADVQPMIAKGINIPIRHEYRVKIKELDPLMRKKIFEEVEKPISVDEAYSEAQRCMRCYRVYSVITEQ; this is translated from the coding sequence ATGGCGAAAATAATTTTTGGAGCATGGGATGGCAAGGTTATCGATAATCGCAACCGGCAGATTTTCGAAATCGAAGAACACCCTGAATTCAGCGACTTTGATGAATTCAACACCGGCAATCCCATCAAGGCCTTTTTCGGAGGCCACGGCTTTTTCATCTTTGAAAAGGATGTGAATCTGCTGGATGCCCTTTTCCACTATATGGAACGGGTTGCCAGGGAATCCTGCGGCAAATGCACGCCGTGCAGGGTCGGCACGCAGATTATGCAGCGCAAACTCGAGGACCTGGTGAACCGCCGGGGCACGGCCAAGGATCTCGATGAAATTGAGGGTATTGCCGAACAGGTGCGGAGCACCTCCCTGTGCGGCTTGGGGCAGACGGCAAGCGTCGCTCTTCTGGCGATGTTCCGGTATTTTCGCGAGGCACTCCTTGCGGAACTGGACAGTCCGGCACCCCGGCCCCAACCCTGTGAAACCTATGTGTCCGCACCCTGTATCGAGGCCTGCCCCTCAAAGGTCGACGTTCCCAAATACATCGACTATGTCAAGGACGGTAAGTTCACCCATTCCCTTGGCGTCATTCTGCAGAAATACCCCATGGCCGCCACCTGTGGCCGGGTATGCGTCCGTTTCTGCGAGATGGCCTGCCGGCGCACCCAGGTGGACGAGGCGGTTGGCATTAAAGTGCTAAAACGCTTTGTTGCCGACCACGAGCGGGCAGTGATTAACGAGTGGTTCTCTTCCTACACACCCCCGGAAGCAAAAGACAAACGCCTGAAGGTGGCGGTTGTTGGTACCGGCCCTGCCGGCATTGCCGCCGCCTACCATCTGCTCCTCAAGGGCTACCCGGTCGATATCTTTGAGGGCAAATCGATTCCCGGCGGCATGGCGGCCACCGGCATTCCCGAGTACCGGCTGCCAAAGGCGGTGCTCGGCAAGGAGATTTCCATCATCGAGGCCTTAGGGGGACAGATCCATTACAACCAGAAAATGGGCAGGGATTTCACCCTCAGTGATCTGATGGAAAGGGGATACTCGGCGGTATTCCTCGGTATCGGTACCCACAAAGGCAAAACCATGCAGGTGGCCTATGAAGACCCGGAAATTCTTGGCTACGACTTTGGTGTCGATTTTCTTCTGCGCATCAACCACGATTATATCGACCGGGGAGTCCCCATGCAACTCGGCGAGAAAATGGTGGTGGTGGGTGGTGGCAACGTCGCCATGGATTGCGCCCGATCGGCCCTCAGAATGAACGTCAAGGAGGTCCATCTGGTGTACCGGCGCAGCGAAAAGGAGATGCCCGCCGACCATGAAGAGATCGAGGCGGCAAAGAAAGAGGGGGTCATTTTTCATTTCCTCACCAATCCGACCAAGATCCTGGTGCAGAACGGCCGGGTCCGCGGCGTCGAGGTGATTAAAATGGCCTTGAGCGAGCCGGATGAAAGTGGCAGGTGCAGCGTTGTCCCTGTTGCCGAGAGTGAATTTGTAATCGACACCAACCATGTCATCCCGGCCATCGGCCAGCAGGTGGAACTCGGCTTCGTCAGCCCGAAGGATGGTGTCGAACTCCATCCCTGGGGCACCATCAAGGTCAATCCCGCCTCGCTGATGACCACCCGCAAGGGCGTATTTGCCGGCGGCGACTGCGTCAGCGGGCCGGCCACCCTGGTACAGGCCATGGCCCATGGTGAGAAGGCGGCGAGAAGCATCGATGACTACCTGACTCTCGGCCGGATCCGCTTCCAGCCGAAAGAAAGGATGGCCCAGCTGGTAGCCGATGTGCAGCCGATGATCGCCAAGGGCATCAATATCCCGATACGCCACGAGTACCGGGTAAAGATCAAAGAGCTTGATCCCTTGATGCGCAAGAAGATCTTCGAAGAGGTTGAAAAGCCCATTTCCGTCGACGAAGCATACTCGGAAGCGCAGCGCTGCATGCGCTGCTACCGTGTCTATTCTGTAATTACTGAGCAATAA
- the hydG gene encoding [FeFe] hydrogenase H-cluster radical SAM maturase HydG produces the protein MVKIDREGSDPMVSSSHRESLAEDDYPDFIDHSALSKLALRPEAGEGEIFEILSRAAELKGLNIYDAAALLSVRQPKHIRLIMAAAEQVKLAIYGRRMVMFAPLYTSNYCVNNCLYCGFRKDNKDLTRRRLSIEEICAETRVLLKEGHKRLLVLSGETGGKGLAGLKETLQAIYQVRENGQGIRRINVEIAPLSTAQFRQLKTCNIGTYICFQETYDQGLYSRYHRSGPKADYKNRLFVMHRAMEAGIDDVGIGALFGLADHRFETLALLRHAEELERIFGCGPHTVSVPRIEPAHGAPVSTEVPFPVDDDAFRTIIAVLRLSLPYTGIILSTRENAALRHELFRYGVSQISAGSRTAIGGYSEDQAEEGQFSLGDQRPMEEVIRELVDMGFIPSFCTGCYRKGRVGKDFMDLAKPGLIKSFCHPNGLVSFAEYLTDFAGDDTRRQGFDLIDKMVDEEDNLAIQTVVRESLVRIAGGERDIYL, from the coding sequence ATGGTAAAAATAGATAGAGAAGGATCGGACCCGATGGTGAGCTCTAGTCATAGGGAATCGTTGGCCGAAGATGACTACCCGGACTTTATCGATCATTCCGCCTTGAGCAAGCTGGCCTTGCGTCCGGAGGCAGGGGAGGGGGAGATTTTCGAGATCCTGTCCCGCGCCGCCGAGCTCAAGGGTTTGAATATATACGATGCGGCGGCCTTGCTGTCGGTCCGCCAACCGAAGCATATCCGGTTGATTATGGCCGCGGCCGAACAGGTAAAGCTGGCAATTTACGGCCGACGGATGGTCATGTTCGCCCCCTTGTATACCAGCAATTATTGCGTCAATAACTGCCTGTATTGTGGTTTCAGAAAGGACAACAAGGACTTGACCAGACGCAGGCTCAGTATCGAAGAGATCTGTGCCGAAACCAGGGTCCTCTTGAAGGAGGGGCACAAGCGGCTCCTTGTTCTCTCCGGCGAGACAGGGGGTAAAGGTCTCGCCGGTTTAAAGGAGACCTTGCAGGCCATTTACCAGGTACGGGAAAACGGCCAGGGGATCCGGCGGATAAACGTCGAGATAGCCCCGCTGTCGACCGCCCAGTTTCGCCAGTTGAAGACCTGCAATATCGGCACCTATATCTGCTTCCAGGAGACCTACGATCAGGGGTTGTATAGCAGATACCATCGCTCGGGCCCGAAGGCCGATTATAAAAACCGTTTGTTCGTCATGCACCGGGCCATGGAGGCGGGGATCGACGATGTCGGAATCGGCGCCCTTTTCGGCCTGGCGGATCACCGGTTCGAGACCCTCGCCCTTCTCAGGCACGCCGAGGAACTGGAACGGATCTTCGGCTGCGGCCCGCATACGGTGAGCGTTCCCCGTATTGAACCGGCCCACGGGGCGCCGGTGTCGACGGAGGTGCCTTTCCCGGTGGATGACGATGCCTTCCGCACCATTATTGCCGTCCTGCGCCTGTCCTTGCCGTACACCGGCATCATCCTCTCCACCCGGGAGAATGCCGCTCTGCGCCACGAACTGTTTCGCTACGGCGTAAGCCAGATTTCCGCCGGATCAAGGACTGCCATCGGCGGCTATAGCGAAGATCAGGCAGAGGAGGGGCAGTTTTCCCTGGGCGACCAGCGTCCCATGGAGGAGGTGATACGCGAATTGGTGGACATGGGCTTCATCCCGTCCTTTTGTACCGGGTGCTACCGGAAGGGCCGGGTGGGCAAGGACTTTATGGATCTGGCTAAACCCGGACTGATTAAGTCCTTTTGCCATCCCAACGGTCTGGTTTCCTTTGCCGAATACCTCACCGATTTTGCCGGGGACGACACCCGGCGGCAAGGCTTTGACTTGATCGACAAGATGGTGGACGAGGAGGACAATCTGGCAATTCAAACGGTGGTCCGCGAATCGCTGGTGCGGATTGCCGGCGGGGAAAGGGACATCTATCTCTAG
- a CDS encoding AAA family ATPase, with amino-acid sequence MKFMICGKGGCGKSTLTVLLARALAKTGKKVLVVDADESNLCLHRLLGARQPEIMMDAMGGRKGTKEVLKQAADHNHEDEFFKQILTFDSLPVECLAETDGIKLLVAGKIKEFGEGCACMIGGISRAVLSRLQEKDDEIVLVDAEAGLEHFGRQIDKNCDLVLCIVDPSYESIEMADRARQIARGAGVETYFILNKVDDEVRPVMTQGLDRQRIIAEIPRNGEIFHQNLTGQPLTAGIPQIDTACAFINRFRKPLSLNMKL; translated from the coding sequence ATGAAATTCATGATTTGCGGTAAAGGCGGCTGCGGCAAGAGCACCCTCACCGTCCTCCTCGCCAGAGCACTGGCAAAAACCGGCAAGAAGGTGCTGGTGGTCGACGCGGATGAATCAAACCTCTGCCTGCACCGCCTCCTCGGCGCCCGTCAACCGGAGATCATGATGGACGCCATGGGCGGGCGTAAAGGCACCAAGGAGGTGCTGAAGCAGGCCGCAGACCATAATCATGAGGATGAATTCTTCAAGCAGATTTTGACCTTTGACAGCCTGCCGGTGGAATGCCTGGCCGAGACGGACGGCATCAAGCTGCTGGTCGCTGGGAAAATCAAGGAATTCGGCGAAGGCTGCGCCTGCATGATCGGCGGCATTTCCAGGGCGGTACTTTCGCGATTGCAGGAAAAAGACGATGAAATCGTGCTCGTCGACGCCGAGGCCGGACTGGAACACTTCGGCCGGCAGATAGACAAGAACTGCGATCTGGTGCTCTGCATTGTCGACCCAAGTTACGAATCGATCGAGATGGCCGATCGCGCCCGACAGATCGCCAGGGGCGCAGGCGTCGAGACCTATTTCATCCTCAACAAAGTCGATGACGAGGTGCGCCCAGTCATGACCCAAGGTCTCGACCGGCAACGAATTATCGCCGAAATCCCCCGTAACGGCGAGATATTTCACCAGAACCTGACAGGGCAGCCGCTTACTGCCGGTATACCGCAGATCGACACCGCCTGCGCCTTCATCAACCGCTTTCGCAAACCGCTGTCCCTGAATATGAAGCTGTGA
- a CDS encoding lyase family protein has translation MIYYGEETAKALTWLGKDQTPRQLIQAYGQVKLAAICAQQETAALYPEDYFPLLKDTAGEIIDGQWDGQFPLPLSQGGAGTSLHMNICEVLANLANSRYTGDFRAHPLDHLARFQSTNDTLPTAVILMTYRFLERIEKQVVRLQEGLVEREGLYGNWLMCGRTELQDALPITLGQVFGAWAGPVERDRWRLHKVKERLRIIPLGGTALGTGFSAPLAYVFAVEKHLRRITGLPLCRSQNLCDQVAHTDSLAECANAMGLCADNLYKMSSDLLLYSSSLCREMRHAEVQFGSSIMPDKSNPVLLEWIRGLAMECSAVAGLVGQFCRGGQLQLNANMPFIAEQMLRLSSRLEKALDCTAGRLLEALQPDRAVMEARLAVSPALLNTLKDALGYSRLKSLLPLIEEAAPQNRRELALWLEKNTELKKAFLDAWADPRHLTNIDTGKIR, from the coding sequence ATGATCTACTATGGCGAAGAAACGGCCAAGGCCTTGACCTGGCTAGGGAAAGACCAGACGCCACGGCAGCTCATCCAGGCCTATGGCCAGGTGAAACTGGCGGCGATATGCGCCCAGCAGGAAACTGCCGCCCTGTATCCTGAGGATTATTTTCCACTGCTGAAAGATACCGCGGGTGAGATAATCGACGGGCAATGGGACGGCCAGTTCCCCCTGCCTCTTTCCCAGGGTGGGGCCGGAACCAGCCTGCATATGAATATCTGCGAGGTCCTGGCCAACCTGGCCAATAGCCGCTATACAGGAGATTTTCGCGCCCATCCCTTGGACCATCTGGCCAGGTTTCAATCGACCAACGATACCTTGCCAACCGCCGTTATCCTCATGACCTACCGCTTTCTCGAACGGATCGAAAAGCAGGTCGTCCGTCTGCAGGAGGGTCTGGTCGAACGAGAAGGATTATACGGCAACTGGCTGATGTGCGGCCGCACCGAACTCCAGGACGCCCTGCCCATTACCCTCGGTCAGGTCTTCGGCGCCTGGGCCGGGCCTGTGGAAAGAGACCGCTGGCGTCTGCATAAGGTGAAAGAACGCCTCAGGATCATTCCGCTCGGCGGGACGGCTCTCGGGACCGGCTTCTCGGCGCCGCTTGCCTATGTGTTTGCGGTTGAAAAACACCTCCGGCGCATCACCGGCCTGCCTCTTTGTCGCAGCCAGAACCTCTGCGACCAGGTTGCCCACACCGACAGCCTGGCGGAATGCGCCAATGCCATGGGCCTGTGCGCCGATAATCTCTACAAAATGTCCTCGGATCTCCTCCTCTACAGCTCATCACTTTGCCGGGAGATGCGCCATGCGGAGGTGCAATTCGGTTCCAGTATCATGCCGGATAAATCCAACCCGGTCCTCCTGGAGTGGATCCGCGGTCTGGCCATGGAGTGTTCTGCCGTCGCCGGTCTGGTGGGCCAGTTTTGCCGGGGGGGACAGCTGCAACTGAACGCCAATATGCCCTTTATCGCCGAACAGATGCTCCGCCTCTCCAGCCGCCTGGAAAAGGCCCTGGACTGCACGGCCGGACGGCTACTAGAGGCGCTGCAACCCGACAGGGCTGTTATGGAGGCGCGCCTGGCGGTCAGCCCGGCCCTGTTGAACACCCTGAAGGATGCCTTGGGCTATTCACGCTTGAAGTCCTTGCTGCCTCTCATTGAGGAGGCGGCACCGCAGAACCGCCGGGAGCTTGCCCTGTGGCTGGAAAAAAATACCGAACTTAAGAAAGCATTTCTCGATGCCTGGGCAGATCCCCGCCATCTCACCAATATCGACACGGGAAAAATCCGATGA
- the hydE gene encoding [FeFe] hydrogenase H-cluster radical SAM maturase HydE, producing the protein MAVHIPAEGLQQVAGNQVVPLSPAEITGLFCHAATEELVAMANATCRRVHGRDVLLRGLIEYSNVCSCDCLYCGIRHGNRRVKRYRMEESAILAVVEEGYNRGFRSFVLQGGEDPDYTTGRICRLVGMIKGQGREDAAVTLSCGMRRRNEYQAMAQAGVDRYLLRFETADPRLHFSLRRRTLADRLEALDGIRDAGLQVGSGYMLGLPGETPEIQLENILLCQSLQLDMIGVGPFIPHPDTPLGGAGQQPLEAVIRGLALLRLALPEAHLPATTAAGSLVADGREQMLAAGANVLMPNLTPMIFKENYLLYPNKVCLLEKGVEDLAGLAGQLLPLDRKLSFARGDALRIARKN; encoded by the coding sequence ATGGCAGTTCACATCCCGGCTGAGGGTTTGCAACAGGTGGCCGGCAACCAGGTAGTCCCCCTCAGTCCGGCGGAAATCACCGGCCTCTTTTGCCATGCGGCGACTGAAGAACTGGTTGCCATGGCTAACGCCACCTGCCGGCGGGTGCATGGCCGGGATGTCCTGCTGCGCGGCCTGATCGAGTACAGCAATGTCTGCAGCTGCGATTGCCTTTACTGTGGAATCCGGCATGGCAACCGCCGGGTGAAGCGCTATCGCATGGAGGAATCAGCCATTCTTGCCGTCGTGGAGGAAGGCTATAACCGGGGCTTTCGCTCCTTTGTCCTCCAGGGCGGCGAGGATCCTGACTACACGACAGGGAGGATCTGTCGACTGGTGGGGATGATTAAGGGCCAGGGCCGGGAAGATGCGGCGGTCACCCTGAGCTGCGGCATGCGCCGCCGGAACGAATACCAGGCGATGGCCCAGGCCGGTGTCGACCGCTATCTTTTGCGTTTTGAGACGGCCGACCCGCGGCTGCACTTTTCCCTGCGCAGACGCACCCTGGCGGATCGGCTGGAGGCCTTGGATGGCATCCGGGATGCCGGTTTGCAGGTAGGCAGTGGCTATATGCTCGGTCTGCCAGGAGAAACTCCGGAAATCCAATTGGAGAATATTCTGCTCTGCCAAAGCTTACAGCTGGATATGATCGGTGTCGGCCCCTTCATCCCCCATCCGGACACCCCCTTGGGCGGCGCCGGGCAGCAGCCGCTTGAAGCGGTCATCCGCGGCCTTGCCCTGCTGCGCCTGGCCCTGCCCGAGGCCCATCTTCCGGCAACCACCGCAGCCGGCAGTCTGGTCGCCGATGGCCGGGAACAGATGCTGGCCGCCGGGGCCAATGTGTTGATGCCCAATCTGACCCCGATGATTTTTAAAGAGAACTATCTGCTGTATCCCAACAAGGTCTGTCTGCTGGAAAAGGGTGTCGAGGATCTGGCCGGTCTCGCCGGGCAGCTATTGCCCCTCGATCGCAAACTCAGTTTTGCCCGGGGCGATGCCCTGCGCATTGCCAGGAAGAATTGA